A single Fodinibius saliphilus DNA region contains:
- a CDS encoding prolyl oligopeptidase family serine peptidase, whose product MQSKIRLPFLFLIVAFVFSCTQQKGPSASDIQYPDTKKVDTVDTYFGTEVPDPYRWLENDNAEETETWVEAQNKVTFSYLNDIPFRAEVKKTVKNLINYEKISAPDKHGEYYYYYKNDGLQDQSVYYRTKDLNSDKEEVFLNPNNFSEDGTISMAGTSFSNDGSLMTYLISDGGSDWRKAITLDTETKEVVGDTLTDLKFTGISWKGTEGFYYSSYERPKEGEALTAANKNQKVYFHKIGTQQSEDRVVFGGDIQRRGISAGLTEDERFLVLSPWKGTSGNELYIKDLEDPDGDFVQFVDNFENNHSVLHSEGDRLLIYTNLNAQNYRIAETTIDKPNPESWDTLISESEHVLNSASTAGGYLFLNYLEDAKSKVKQLTLDGEHVRDIDLPAIGSARGFGGESEDTELYYTFTSFTYPSTVFRYDIESGTSELYEQPDVAFHPDQYETKQVFYESKDGTEIPMFIVHRKGVELNGNNPTLLYGYGGFNISLTPSFSTRWISWLEMGGVFAMANLRGGGEYGESWHKAGTKMEKQNVFDDFIAAGEYLKAEDYTSSDKLAIMGGSNGGLLVGATMTQRPDLAQVAIPQVGVLDMLRYHKFTIGAAWASDYGRADDSKEMFEYLYGYSPYHNLEEGTSFPATLVTTADHDDRVVPAHSFKFAARLQEYHTGNTPVMIRIETRAGHGAGTPTSKTIKQLTDIFSFTLYNMDSQPDN is encoded by the coding sequence ATGCAGAGCAAAATTCGGCTCCCTTTTCTTTTCTTAATTGTTGCTTTCGTGTTTAGTTGCACCCAACAGAAAGGCCCTTCAGCCTCCGACATCCAATATCCGGATACCAAAAAAGTAGATACTGTTGATACTTATTTTGGTACAGAGGTACCTGACCCCTATCGCTGGCTTGAGAATGATAATGCTGAAGAGACTGAAACGTGGGTAGAGGCCCAAAACAAAGTCACTTTTTCTTATCTCAATGACATACCATTTCGAGCTGAGGTTAAAAAAACGGTTAAAAATCTTATTAATTACGAAAAAATAAGTGCCCCCGACAAACACGGAGAATACTATTATTACTACAAGAATGACGGCCTGCAGGACCAAAGTGTATATTACCGTACCAAAGATCTGAATAGTGACAAGGAAGAAGTATTTTTGAACCCCAACAACTTTTCTGAGGATGGCACGATTTCTATGGCCGGCACTTCCTTCTCTAATGATGGCTCTCTGATGACTTACCTTATCTCTGATGGTGGATCAGACTGGCGTAAAGCAATCACCCTTGATACCGAAACCAAAGAAGTGGTCGGTGATACGTTAACAGATTTAAAATTCACAGGCATCTCCTGGAAAGGCACTGAAGGATTTTACTACAGCAGTTATGAACGTCCCAAAGAGGGTGAAGCCCTTACCGCTGCTAATAAAAATCAAAAGGTCTATTTTCACAAAATTGGTACCCAGCAATCTGAAGATCGCGTAGTATTTGGGGGCGATATTCAGCGACGCGGTATTTCTGCAGGACTTACCGAAGATGAACGTTTCCTGGTCCTCTCTCCCTGGAAAGGCACCAGCGGTAATGAACTGTATATTAAGGACCTCGAAGATCCCGATGGCGATTTTGTGCAGTTCGTAGACAACTTTGAAAATAACCATAGCGTACTACACAGCGAGGGAGACCGATTGCTCATTTATACCAACCTGAATGCCCAAAACTATCGTATTGCTGAAACTACTATCGATAAACCCAATCCCGAAAGCTGGGATACCCTCATCTCCGAATCAGAACATGTACTTAACAGTGCTTCTACTGCGGGGGGGTACCTGTTCCTGAATTATCTTGAAGATGCTAAATCTAAAGTAAAACAGCTTACTTTGGATGGCGAGCATGTGCGGGATATAGATCTACCTGCCATAGGATCGGCCAGGGGCTTTGGAGGAGAGTCCGAAGACACCGAACTCTATTATACCTTCACCTCTTTTACCTATCCCAGCACAGTTTTTCGGTATGATATTGAATCAGGCACTTCTGAACTTTACGAGCAACCCGACGTTGCTTTTCATCCTGATCAGTATGAAACCAAGCAGGTATTCTATGAAAGTAAGGACGGTACGGAAATTCCGATGTTTATCGTCCATAGAAAAGGAGTTGAGCTAAATGGTAATAACCCTACCCTGCTCTATGGCTACGGTGGATTTAATATTAGCCTGACCCCCTCTTTCAGCACCCGATGGATATCATGGTTGGAGATGGGCGGCGTTTTTGCGATGGCAAATTTACGCGGTGGCGGAGAATATGGAGAAAGCTGGCATAAAGCCGGAACCAAAATGGAGAAACAGAATGTATTTGATGATTTCATTGCAGCAGGAGAATACCTTAAAGCTGAAGACTACACCAGCTCCGATAAGCTAGCTATTATGGGTGGTTCTAACGGTGGTCTGCTGGTTGGTGCTACCATGACCCAGCGCCCTGACCTTGCCCAAGTTGCCATTCCACAGGTTGGTGTACTGGATATGCTGCGTTACCACAAATTTACTATTGGAGCAGCATGGGCCTCTGATTATGGACGTGCCGATGATTCCAAAGAGATGTTTGAATACCTTTACGGATACTCACCCTATCATAATCTGGAAGAAGGTACCAGCTTTCCTGCTACTCTTGTAACTACCGCAGATCATGATGACCGTGTGGTTCCTGCTCACTCCTTTAAATTTGCGGCTCGTCTGCAAGAGTACCATACCGGGAATACTCCTGTAATGATCCGTATCGAAACACGCGCCGGACATGGGGCCGGAACGCCAACAAGTAAAACGATTAAACAGCTCACAGATATCTTTTCCTTTACGCTGTATAATATGGATAGCCAACCGGACAACTAA
- a CDS encoding transposase, whose amino-acid sequence MKAVVECTSNWYWLSDWCRANGIDLTLAEIGDITRFPSAKQFVSYCCLVPGSKNSGGKSRHKSGNKDGNKYLRAAFGQAAVSAYTHYKVVKKFYQKIKRRSGRPVARAVVGKELAKGVWHMLTKNQEYNGCKGQPVRAASQTCWPQPINPNA is encoded by the coding sequence GTGAAAGCCGTGGTCGAGTGCACCAGCAACTGGTACTGGCTTAGTGACTGGTGCCGGGCCAACGGAATCGATCTCACCTTGGCCGAAATCGGGGATATTACCCGTTTTCCCAGTGCCAAACAGTTTGTCAGTTATTGTTGTCTGGTACCGGGTAGTAAAAACAGTGGAGGGAAGAGCAGACATAAATCAGGAAACAAGGATGGCAACAAGTACCTGCGAGCAGCTTTCGGGCAGGCCGCCGTCTCGGCCTATACCCATTACAAGGTTGTGAAGAAATTCTACCAAAAGATTAAGCGCCGAAGCGGTCGCCCGGTAGCGCGAGCTGTGGTTGGAAAAGAGCTGGCCAAAGGCGTCTGGCATATGCTGACGAAGAACCAAGAATATAACGGATGTAAGGGGCAGCCAGTAAGGGCTGCTTCCCAAACCTGCTGGCCCCAACCGATAAACCCGAACGCCTAA
- a CDS encoding AAA family ATPase: MSVQALNSNILDKLINHLEQANFYPHKPEQVEHIQTHISHVFIAPPYVYKFKKPVDFGFLDYSTLKKRKKYCRREVNLNRRLSDDIYLGIISIVEQNGAVEFVEEELSVGNVVEYAVKMRLLPEEYFLHTYLEDGSLTYDQLNRLANKLAEFYDGQDPDEEVLRWGKIENIKVNTDENFEQTKAFIGETIEQNSFDAIRHFTNEYFNQHQSLFEQRVQDKRIVDGHGDLHLEHIHITPDKVQIYDCIEFNERFRYGDLAVDLAFLAMDLDFNNRWKEERYFIDRMAKILEDPGLLSIIDFYKCYRAYVKGKVKSLQSGEEEVPKQERKKAAATAARYFKLSLRYALLGSHPKLLVVMGRVGTGKSTIARHLSHKLDIERFSSDRIRKKMAGLPLSERSPEEKRDELYSRQMSEKTYQALLDHAVECLGDGRSVILDATYSKRSARKKLIETVEVPVLFVETEAPDAVIKERLQARDGQEDVVSDARREDFEALASTFEAPREIPREYMLKVSTDCSVSTSRERLYKKLADINIQHG; this comes from the coding sequence ATGAGCGTGCAAGCACTGAATTCAAATATCTTGGATAAGCTTATTAATCATCTTGAGCAGGCAAACTTTTATCCTCACAAGCCAGAGCAAGTAGAGCATATTCAAACGCATATTTCCCACGTATTTATTGCCCCGCCATATGTTTATAAGTTCAAAAAGCCGGTCGATTTTGGCTTCTTGGATTACAGCACTCTCAAAAAGCGTAAAAAATATTGCCGGCGCGAAGTAAATTTGAACCGGCGCTTGAGTGATGATATTTACTTGGGGATTATTTCTATTGTAGAACAGAACGGTGCAGTTGAGTTTGTTGAAGAAGAACTGAGCGTTGGGAACGTAGTAGAATATGCTGTTAAGATGAGGTTGCTGCCGGAAGAGTACTTTCTACATACCTACCTGGAAGATGGTTCTTTAACCTATGATCAGTTGAACCGACTAGCAAATAAGTTAGCTGAATTTTATGACGGTCAGGACCCGGATGAAGAGGTTTTAAGGTGGGGCAAGATAGAAAATATCAAAGTAAATACGGATGAAAACTTTGAGCAGACCAAAGCATTTATTGGGGAAACGATAGAACAAAATAGTTTTGATGCAATTCGGCATTTTACAAACGAATATTTCAACCAACATCAAAGCCTTTTTGAGCAGCGAGTACAGGATAAACGTATAGTAGACGGGCATGGTGATCTGCATCTGGAGCATATTCATATAACGCCGGATAAGGTGCAGATATATGACTGTATCGAATTTAACGAACGTTTTCGATATGGTGACTTGGCTGTGGATTTGGCATTTCTGGCAATGGATTTGGACTTCAATAATCGGTGGAAAGAAGAGCGCTATTTTATAGATCGGATGGCAAAAATACTGGAAGATCCCGGACTGCTCAGTATTATCGATTTTTATAAATGTTATCGTGCTTATGTAAAGGGCAAGGTCAAGAGCTTGCAGAGCGGGGAAGAGGAAGTACCAAAACAAGAACGAAAAAAAGCAGCAGCAACGGCAGCTCGTTATTTTAAGCTTTCGCTGCGATATGCCCTGCTCGGGTCACATCCTAAGTTGCTGGTCGTAATGGGACGTGTTGGGACAGGTAAAAGTACCATTGCGCGACACCTGTCACATAAACTTGATATAGAACGGTTCTCAAGCGATCGTATCCGAAAAAAAATGGCTGGGCTGCCCCTTTCAGAACGTTCTCCAGAAGAAAAAAGGGATGAACTATATTCCCGTCAAATGTCCGAAAAAACCTACCAGGCGTTACTGGATCACGCAGTAGAATGTCTGGGAGATGGCCGAAGTGTGATTTTAGATGCTACGTATAGCAAGAGATCAGCCCGCAAGAAACTGATCGAAACAGTAGAGGTCCCGGTACTTTTTGTGGAGACGGAAGCACCGGATGCTGTTATTAAAGAGCGTCTTCAGGCACGGGACGGTCAAGAAGATGTAGTGTCAGACGCCCGACGCGAAGATTTTGAAGCTCTGGCTAGTACGTTTGAAGCGCCCAGGGAGATCCCGAGAGAGTACATGCTAAAGGTATCGACGGACTGTTCGGTGAGTACATCGAGGGAACGGCTCTATAAAAAGCTTGCCGATATAAATATCCAGCACGGATAA
- a CDS encoding right-handed parallel beta-helix repeat-containing protein: MTAVYVNQSVKIETINFADHSCDLAIYFDANAPKNASVQNVTIIQETSATGRSTGLWNNGGDITIKRSTFITDFSGQYLPIRFDDGVQGTITGNDITGTHRSAILIRGKNTHANIKGNTVAGSGAKTNGWAENGIQVDQNASAKIIRNNIAGHWWDGESNFASTGLLLFGVSNASSS, encoded by the coding sequence TTGACGGCTGTATACGTGAATCAGTCGGTAAAAATTGAAACCATTAATTTTGCAGATCACAGTTGTGACCTGGCTATATATTTTGATGCCAATGCTCCTAAAAATGCATCGGTACAAAATGTAACAATCATACAGGAAACCAGTGCAACCGGAAGAAGTACCGGTCTTTGGAATAATGGAGGAGATATTACGATCAAACGTTCTACTTTTATCACAGATTTCTCCGGCCAATACCTGCCAATTCGCTTTGACGATGGAGTCCAAGGAACAATAACCGGTAATGATATTACCGGTACTCATCGTTCTGCTATACTGATCCGTGGTAAAAATACACATGCCAATATCAAAGGGAATACGGTCGCAGGAAGTGGCGCCAAAACTAACGGCTGGGCTGAAAACGGAATCCAAGTGGATCAAAATGCATCAGCTAAAATTATCCGGAACAACATCGCAGGCCATTGGTGGGATGGAGAATCAAACTTTGCTTCAACAGGATTACTTCTGTTTGGGGTTTCCAATGCCTCTTCTTCCTGA